A single genomic interval of Arachis duranensis cultivar V14167 chromosome 7, aradu.V14167.gnm2.J7QH, whole genome shotgun sequence harbors:
- the LOC127740477 gene encoding repetitive proline-rich cell wall protein 1-like codes for MAPLSLLIAILFVALILTPQGFADYYKPLYKHDEPPKYKHPIEKSPVYKPAVYKPSVYKLPVYKPPVHKLPVYNPPVHKPLVYNKPPYHHDKPPHGKYPPQHD; via the coding sequence ATGGCTCCCTTATCTTTGTTAATAGCGATCCTCTTTGTTGCCCTAATCCTCACTCCCCAAGGGTTTGCAGATTATTACAAACCCCTTTATAAGCATGATGAGCCTCCTAAATACAAGCACCCAATTGAAAAATCACCGGTTTACAAGCCTGCGGTTTACAAACCTTCGGTCTATAAGCTACCGGTTTATAAGCCACCCGTGCACAAACTACCGGTTTATAACCCACCCGTGCACAAGCCGCTGGTTTACAACAAGCCACCATACCACCATGACAAGCCTCCTCATGGCAAGTACCCTCCACAACATGACTAA